The Euphorbia lathyris chromosome 2, ddEupLath1.1, whole genome shotgun sequence genome includes a window with the following:
- the LOC136217288 gene encoding uncharacterized protein, with the protein MYRHSIQRLSLQSRYLNKTEMATTWPLHRCSSLAFQRATYAAAIVAGGPRRSFASGSCDFRAWNWFFPSRYYCSSSITNAAVVLANDDKYGNKQIISLTPRLYDYILSNVREPEILRQLREETATLRGSQMQVSPEQAQLLAMLVEILGAQRCIEVGVYTGYSSLAIALVLPDSGCLVACERDANSLDVARRYYERAGVSHKVKVKHGMAADILKSLILNGEASSYDFAFVDAEKRMNQEYFELLLQLVRVGGVIVIDNVLWHGKVADPLVNDARTLSIRNFNKTIMEDNRVSISMVPIGDGMTVCRKR; encoded by the exons ATGTATAGGCATTCCATTCAAAGGTTATCCCTCCAGAGTAGGTATTTGAATAAGACGGAAATGGCGACAACTTGGCCTCTTCATCGTTGCTCGTCCTTGGCTTTTCAGCGCGCCACTTATGCTGCTGCTATTGTCGCTGGGGGGCCTAGGAGGTCCTTTGCAAGCGGGAGCTGTGATTTTAGGGCATGGAACTGGTTTTTTCCCTCCAGATATTACTGCTCCTCTTCCATCACCAACGCCGCTGTCGTACTTGCAAATGATGACAAGTACGGTAACAAGCAGATTATCAGTCTCACTCCTCGTCTTTACGATTATATTCTCTCCAATGTTCGAGAACCGGAG ATTTTGCGGCAACTGCGAGAGGAGACTGCAACTCTTCGTGGCAGCCAGATGCAG GTATCTCCTGAGCAGGCACAACTTCTCGCTATGCTCGTGGAGATTCTTGGTGCGCAACGGTGTATTGAAGTTGGTGTGTATACT GGATACTCATCATTGGCAATTGCTTTAGTGCTACCAGATTCTGGTTGTTTAGTTGCCTGTGAAAGAGATGCCAATTCTCTCGATGTTGCAAGGAGGTACTACGAGAGAGCTGGGGTCTCCCACAAG GTGAAAGTGAAGCATGGAATGGCTGCAGATATCTTGAAGTCTCTGATTCTTAATGGTGAAGCTTCCAG CTATGATTTTGCATTTGTTGATGCTGAGAAGAGAATGAACCAAGAGTATTTTGAATTGCTACTACAGCTG GTTAGGGTTGGGGGTGTCATTGTAATTGACAATGTCCTTTGGCATGGAAAAGTAGCTGACCCATTG GTGAATGATGCTAGGACTCTCAGCATCAGGAATTTCAATAAAACCATTATGGAGGACAACCGTGTTAGCATCAGTATG GTACCTATAGGAGATGGCATGACAGTTTGCCGCAAAAGATGA